In Thermococcus sp., a single genomic region encodes these proteins:
- a CDS encoding ABC transporter permease, whose product MVKQEEYEPKEEYEMSILDRISDRLIDGLASFISLFKKDWKRRNQSRIKEWKLMAYAINRSPPTLLGLFIVIIYIFIGIFGPYLTPWSYDFFPVNYNYSTQLAPPGSTYFLNVTELKNGYIIHYTTYIHYPLGSDTYGRDVLSLLLAGARTALVLDIFIILIGPTIGIILGLISGYYGGKVDEVIMRITDMFLAFPGLILAIALSAVLPGRIQNFLNAHTWAQTLVLKLFALHPRDVNNLGKLLAVFVALVIVWWPGYARVTRGSTLTEKENLYVEAARAIGLPTRTILFRHILPNIIGPILVMITMDFGGIILTEAGLSFLGLGAVPPIPDWGNLINQGSQQFPQAWWLVAFPGLVIVTVVLGWNLLGDGLRDVLDPRTRRSLEFKLKKKSGGGEENA is encoded by the coding sequence ATGGTCAAACAGGAGGAATACGAACCAAAGGAAGAGTACGAGATGAGCATACTGGATAGAATCAGTGACAGGCTCATAGACGGCCTTGCATCCTTTATAAGCCTCTTCAAAAAGGACTGGAAGCGAAGGAATCAGTCGAGAATTAAAGAATGGAAGCTAATGGCGTACGCCATAAACCGTTCCCCTCCGACGTTGCTCGGGCTTTTCATAGTCATCATTTACATCTTCATCGGCATATTTGGACCTTACTTGACTCCTTGGTCGTATGACTTCTTCCCAGTGAATTACAACTACTCAACCCAGCTTGCACCACCGGGCTCGACTTACTTCCTCAACGTTACGGAGCTCAAAAACGGGTACATAATCCACTACACGACATACATCCACTATCCCCTCGGTTCGGACACCTACGGAAGGGACGTTCTTAGTCTTCTTCTCGCGGGAGCCAGAACGGCGCTGGTGTTGGACATATTTATCATCCTCATAGGCCCGACAATAGGAATAATCCTCGGACTGATTTCCGGCTACTACGGTGGGAAGGTCGATGAGGTCATAATGCGTATTACGGACATGTTCCTGGCATTCCCGGGGCTTATACTCGCCATTGCCCTCTCCGCGGTTCTACCGGGCAGAATTCAGAACTTCCTGAATGCCCACACATGGGCCCAGACGCTCGTTTTAAAGCTCTTCGCATTGCACCCGAGAGACGTTAACAACCTTGGAAAGCTCTTGGCGGTTTTTGTCGCTCTGGTCATAGTCTGGTGGCCGGGCTACGCTAGGGTAACGCGCGGTTCAACGCTGACGGAGAAGGAGAACCTATACGTCGAGGCTGCCCGTGCGATAGGCCTACCAACCAGAACGATACTCTTCAGGCATATACTTCCCAACATCATAGGCCCTATTTTGGTTATGATCACGATGGACTTCGGTGGAATAATCCTTACGGAGGCTGGCCTGAGTTTCCTTGGACTCGGTGCCGTTCCACCAATACCGGACTGGGGTAACCTAATCAACCAGGGTTCACAGCAGTTCCCACAGGCATGGTGGCTCGTTGCCTTCCCGGGATTGGTTATAGTCACCGTCGTCCTTGGCTGGAATCTCCTCGGTGATGGTTTGAGAGACGTCCTTGACCCGAGGACAAGGAGGAGCCTCGAGTTCAAACTCAAGAAGAAGTCCGGTGGGGGTGAAGAGAATGCCTGA
- a CDS encoding ABC transporter ATP-binding protein — protein MPEPIIEIKNLSVYFYTYAGVVKAIENVSFDIYRGETLALVGETGCGKSVTSRAITKLIESPGRIVNGQVIYHRDDGSTIDLLKLSEEEIREIRGNEIAYIFQDPHSSLDPLYTVGYQIGEAMEVHGKVKNIKEGIAKAVDILREVLIPDPERRVKNYPHELSGGMKQRVVIGIGIANNPRLLIADEPTTALDVTVQAQILELLNELKRKYNATVLLITHNLGVVAETAQRVVVMYAGKVVEIGSVDQIFHNPLHPYTIALLRAVPNPLKRIEKLESIPGTVPNLITPPKGCRFHPRCPLAEERCRKEEPKLKEIEPGHFVACHRY, from the coding sequence ATGCCTGAGCCCATCATAGAAATCAAAAACCTCAGCGTTTACTTCTACACCTACGCAGGTGTTGTCAAGGCGATAGAGAACGTGTCCTTTGACATCTACCGTGGCGAAACACTGGCCCTCGTCGGTGAGACCGGCTGTGGAAAAAGCGTCACCTCAAGGGCGATAACCAAGCTCATCGAGAGCCCCGGTAGGATAGTGAACGGTCAGGTGATTTACCACAGGGACGACGGCTCAACAATCGATTTGCTCAAGCTAAGCGAAGAGGAGATACGGGAAATCCGGGGTAATGAGATAGCATACATCTTCCAAGACCCGCATTCCTCCCTTGACCCCCTGTACACCGTTGGATATCAGATAGGTGAGGCCATGGAAGTTCACGGCAAGGTCAAGAACATAAAAGAAGGCATAGCGAAGGCTGTGGACATTTTGAGGGAAGTCCTCATCCCAGATCCTGAGAGGAGAGTTAAAAATTATCCCCATGAACTTTCCGGGGGTATGAAACAGAGGGTTGTGATTGGAATAGGGATAGCCAACAACCCGAGGTTGCTCATAGCTGACGAGCCCACAACCGCGCTCGACGTTACCGTTCAGGCACAGATACTCGAGCTTCTCAACGAGCTGAAGAGAAAATATAATGCGACAGTTCTCCTCATAACTCACAACCTGGGTGTTGTTGCGGAAACGGCCCAGCGCGTCGTTGTCATGTACGCGGGGAAGGTTGTTGAGATAGGCAGTGTTGACCAGATATTCCACAACCCCCTGCATCCATACACCATTGCACTTCTCAGGGCAGTGCCAAACCCCCTAAAGAGGATAGAAAAGCTCGAGAGCATTCCCGGAACAGTCCCGAACCTTATAACTCCACCGAAGGGCTGTCGCTTCCACCCGAGATGCCCACTGGCTGAAGAGCGTTGCAGAAAAGAGGAGCCCAAACTCAAGGAGATAGAACCGGGCCATTTTGTGGCCTGCCACAGATACTGA
- a CDS encoding ABC transporter ATP-binding protein produces MTMEPVLKVENLKKYFPVRSLLRTVAWVKAVDGVSFEIMPGETFGLVGESGCGKTTTGRTILRLIEPTEGKITFMGKDVTGLKGKELLWFRRHAQIMFQDPYSSLNPRQTVFNIIMEPVKFHGIEVDDPEEFVIRLLESVGLNEMHLYRYPHEFSGGQRQRIALAKILALQPDFVVLDEPTSALDVSVQANILNTLKELQKKHGFSYLFISHDLGVVKYMSHRMGVMYLGKLVEIGPAERIFENPLHPYTQMLLSAIPIPDPELARKKKKMEIKGEPPSPINPPKGCRFHPRCPLAKAGLCDKKEPPLIEVEKDHYVACWLYAKS; encoded by the coding sequence ATGACGATGGAACCAGTGCTCAAGGTTGAAAACCTCAAAAAGTATTTCCCCGTTAGGAGCCTCCTGAGAACTGTTGCGTGGGTTAAAGCCGTTGATGGAGTCAGCTTCGAGATAATGCCCGGTGAAACCTTTGGACTGGTTGGGGAAAGCGGTTGCGGGAAGACAACCACGGGAAGAACAATACTCAGGCTCATCGAACCGACAGAGGGCAAGATTACCTTTATGGGAAAGGACGTGACAGGGCTCAAGGGGAAGGAACTCCTCTGGTTCAGGCGACATGCCCAGATAATGTTTCAGGACCCGTATTCCTCCCTTAACCCAAGACAGACAGTTTTCAACATTATAATGGAGCCAGTCAAGTTCCACGGTATAGAGGTCGATGACCCGGAGGAGTTCGTTATACGCCTGTTGGAGAGCGTTGGTCTTAACGAGATGCACCTCTACCGCTATCCCCACGAGTTCTCCGGGGGACAGAGACAGAGGATTGCATTGGCTAAAATACTCGCACTTCAGCCCGACTTCGTTGTCCTTGACGAACCAACTTCCGCCCTCGACGTTTCGGTTCAGGCCAACATTTTAAACACCCTCAAGGAGCTCCAGAAGAAGCACGGCTTTTCGTATCTCTTCATAAGCCATGACCTTGGCGTTGTCAAATACATGAGCCACCGCATGGGGGTCATGTACCTCGGAAAGCTCGTGGAGATAGGCCCGGCCGAGAGAATCTTTGAGAACCCGCTACATCCCTACACCCAGATGCTCCTCTCGGCCATACCAATCCCCGATCCCGAACTCGCAAGGAAAAAGAAGAAAATGGAAATTAAGGGCGAACCTCCGAGTCCAATCAATCCGCCGAAGGGCTGTCGCTTCCACCCGAGGTGCCCCCTGGCCAAGGCAGGACTCTGCGACAAGAAAGAACCGCCTCTCATCGAAGTTGAAAAAGACCACTACGTGGCCTGCTGGCTCTACGCAAAGTCCTGA
- a CDS encoding ATP-dependent DNA helicase yields the protein MRVDELPVDERIKDIIKGRGIRELYPPQAKALKSGVLEGRNLVLAIPTASGKTLVSEIVMVNRLLRDGCKAVYLVPLKALAEEKYREFKEWEKLGLKVAATTGDYDSTDEWLGKYDIIVATAEKFDSLLRHNARWIDDVKLVVADEVHLIGSYDRGATLEMILTHMLGRAQILALSATVGNAEELAEWLDAELVVSDWRPVELKRGVFHTGTLIWEDGKVETYPENWYSLVVDAVKRGKGALVFVNTRRSAEKEAIALSRLVSSHLTKSERRALESLASQLEDNPTSEKLRRAIKGGVAFHHAGLSRAERTLIEDAFREGLIKVITATPTLSAGVNLPSFRVIIRDTKRYAGFGWTDIPVLEIQQMMGRAGRPKYDRVGEAIIIARTDEPGKLMERYIRGKPEKLFSMLANEQAFRSQILALITNFGIGSFGELVRFLERTFYAHQRKDLSSLEYKAKNVVYFLIENEFIDLDLEEKFMPLPFGKRTSQLYIDPLTAKKFRDAFPKLEKNPNPFGIFQLVASTPDMATLTARRREMEDYFDLAYELEEELYSSIPYYEDSRFQGFLSQIKTAKVLLDWINEVPEARIYETYAIDPGDLYRLLELADWLMYSLIELYKLFEPKEDVLQYLRDLHLRLRHGVREELLELVKLPNIGRKRARALYNAGFRSVEEIANAKPAELLAVEGIGAKILDGIYRYLGIEKRVREKPKRKGTLEDFLR from the coding sequence ATGAGGGTTGACGAACTCCCAGTAGATGAGAGGATAAAGGACATCATCAAAGGCCGGGGCATAAGGGAGCTCTACCCACCGCAGGCCAAAGCCTTAAAGAGCGGTGTTTTAGAAGGCAGAAACCTTGTTCTGGCAATTCCAACCGCCAGCGGGAAGACCCTTGTGAGCGAGATAGTCATGGTGAACAGGCTCCTCCGGGATGGATGTAAAGCGGTTTACCTCGTTCCGCTGAAGGCCCTGGCCGAGGAGAAGTACCGCGAGTTCAAGGAGTGGGAAAAGCTCGGTCTTAAGGTTGCCGCGACGACCGGCGACTACGACTCAACGGACGAGTGGCTTGGGAAGTACGACATAATAGTTGCCACCGCCGAGAAGTTCGACTCGCTCCTGAGGCACAACGCCAGATGGATTGACGATGTAAAACTTGTGGTTGCCGACGAGGTTCACCTTATCGGTTCGTACGACAGGGGAGCGACGCTGGAGATGATTCTAACCCACATGCTCGGAAGGGCCCAGATTTTGGCCCTGAGTGCCACAGTCGGCAACGCCGAGGAGCTGGCGGAATGGCTTGATGCAGAACTTGTAGTTAGCGACTGGCGTCCCGTTGAACTAAAAAGAGGAGTTTTCCACACGGGAACGCTCATCTGGGAGGACGGCAAGGTAGAAACCTACCCCGAGAACTGGTATTCCCTCGTCGTCGATGCCGTGAAGAGGGGTAAAGGGGCCCTCGTCTTCGTAAACACAAGGAGGAGTGCAGAGAAGGAAGCAATAGCCCTCTCAAGGCTGGTATCAAGCCACCTCACCAAGTCCGAGAGAAGGGCCCTTGAGAGTTTGGCCTCCCAGCTTGAGGACAATCCCACGAGCGAGAAACTGAGAAGGGCAATAAAAGGTGGCGTTGCCTTCCACCACGCCGGCTTAAGCAGGGCCGAGAGGACTTTGATAGAAGACGCCTTCAGGGAGGGGCTGATTAAGGTCATAACGGCGACGCCGACCTTAAGTGCTGGTGTCAATTTACCGTCATTTAGAGTAATAATCCGCGACACCAAGAGATACGCGGGCTTTGGCTGGACGGACATTCCAGTCCTTGAGATACAGCAGATGATGGGCCGTGCCGGAAGGCCGAAGTACGACAGGGTTGGAGAGGCGATAATAATAGCGAGAACTGACGAACCCGGCAAGCTGATGGAGCGCTACATAAGGGGGAAACCGGAGAAACTGTTCTCCATGCTCGCCAACGAGCAGGCCTTTAGGAGCCAGATTTTGGCCCTAATCACGAACTTCGGAATAGGGAGCTTTGGAGAACTGGTTCGCTTCCTCGAAAGAACCTTTTACGCCCACCAGAGAAAGGATTTAAGTTCCCTGGAATACAAGGCCAAGAACGTTGTTTACTTCTTAATCGAGAACGAGTTCATAGATTTGGACCTTGAGGAGAAGTTCATGCCCCTTCCATTCGGCAAAAGGACGTCCCAGCTCTACATAGACCCCCTCACGGCTAAAAAGTTCAGGGACGCCTTCCCGAAACTCGAGAAAAACCCGAACCCCTTTGGAATCTTCCAGCTCGTCGCCTCAACCCCAGACATGGCGACTTTAACGGCCAGAAGGCGCGAAATGGAGGACTACTTCGACCTGGCATACGAGCTTGAGGAGGAGCTCTACTCAAGCATACCCTACTACGAGGATTCCCGCTTTCAGGGCTTCCTGAGCCAGATAAAGACAGCCAAAGTCCTCCTCGACTGGATAAACGAGGTTCCCGAAGCAAGGATTTACGAGACCTACGCGATAGACCCGGGCGACCTCTACAGACTCCTGGAGCTGGCCGACTGGCTCATGTATTCCCTCATAGAGCTCTACAAGCTCTTTGAACCGAAGGAGGACGTTCTTCAATACCTTCGGGACCTTCACCTAAGGCTCAGACACGGCGTTCGCGAGGAGCTCCTTGAGCTGGTTAAACTTCCGAACATCGGAAGGAAGAGGGCGAGGGCCCTGTACAACGCCGGCTTCAGGAGCGTTGAGGAAATAGCCAACGCGAAACCAGCGGAGCTTCTTGCCGTTGAGGGAATCGGAGCCAAAATCCTCGACGGAATATACCGATACCTTGGGATAGAAAAGCGGGTGAGGGAAAAGCCAAAGAGGAAGGGGACCCTTGAGGACTTCCTCAGATAG
- a CDS encoding dephospho-CoA kinase — protein sequence MIVIVTGMPGSGKSKIVKEFEKRGFPSVSLGDIVREETVKRGLELTKENVAKVSIRLRQELGQNAVAKLAVRKVEELLKKSPIVVIDGVRSLDEVGTFRGAFPDEDIVIVAVHTPPKLRFERLKARGRHDDPKTWEDFEERDWKELRFGIGGVIAMADYMLVNDGSKEEYEKKVKELVEVILALSRGEA from the coding sequence ATGATTGTAATAGTAACGGGAATGCCCGGTTCTGGAAAGAGCAAAATCGTGAAAGAGTTTGAGAAGAGAGGTTTTCCAAGCGTTTCTCTCGGCGATATCGTGCGCGAGGAGACCGTAAAGCGAGGCCTTGAGCTTACCAAGGAGAACGTTGCCAAGGTGAGCATTAGGCTGAGGCAGGAGCTGGGCCAGAATGCCGTGGCTAAGCTCGCCGTTAGGAAGGTGGAAGAGCTCCTGAAAAAAAGTCCAATCGTCGTTATCGATGGGGTTCGTTCCCTTGATGAGGTAGGAACGTTTAGAGGAGCCTTTCCAGATGAGGACATAGTCATAGTGGCCGTGCACACACCACCAAAGCTTCGCTTTGAAAGGCTTAAAGCCCGCGGAAGGCACGATGACCCCAAAACGTGGGAGGACTTTGAGGAAAGGGACTGGAAGGAGCTCCGCTTTGGAATCGGTGGCGTTATAGCGATGGCAGACTACATGCTCGTTAACGATGGGAGCAAGGAGGAGTACGAAAAAAAGGTCAAGGAACTCGTTGAAGTTATCCTAGCATTGAGTCGAGGAGAAGCATGA
- a CDS encoding ZIP family metal transporter, with translation MLENFIQNLAEWILAVSNGEIIWVAFYAGLFVAIMTSLGAMVAIFARRIPEEGVDFSLSFAAGVMIVASFTSLILPAIESTDSFAPAGVGIALGVLLIYAIDRLLPHEHLVKGYEGPKSMKNRLRKVWLLVIAVIIHNLPEGMAVGTSLVYNLEVGLVTAIAIGIQDFPEGTVVSLPLATLQKKRLQPILMGILSGFAEMAMVLLGAYFFTLFSWLLPYGLGMAGGAMLYVTVKEMIPEIYKSEKSETLVTLGFFAGFYVMLLLDSMLG, from the coding sequence ATGTTAGAAAACTTCATTCAAAACCTAGCGGAGTGGATACTCGCGGTTTCAAACGGCGAGATAATATGGGTGGCCTTTTACGCTGGTCTGTTCGTCGCGATAATGACATCACTCGGTGCAATGGTTGCAATCTTTGCCAGAAGAATACCCGAAGAAGGAGTTGACTTTTCTCTGAGCTTTGCCGCTGGAGTCATGATAGTCGCTTCCTTCACCTCCCTAATCCTCCCCGCAATAGAGAGCACCGACTCTTTTGCACCCGCCGGGGTAGGGATAGCCCTGGGGGTTCTCCTCATCTATGCAATAGACCGGCTTCTACCACACGAGCACCTCGTTAAAGGCTACGAGGGTCCAAAATCCATGAAAAACCGCCTCAGGAAAGTCTGGCTTCTGGTGATAGCGGTCATAATCCACAACCTGCCAGAGGGAATGGCCGTCGGAACGTCGCTCGTTTACAACCTTGAGGTTGGTCTCGTTACTGCGATAGCCATAGGAATCCAGGACTTTCCGGAGGGAACGGTTGTTTCCCTTCCGCTCGCCACACTTCAGAAGAAACGCCTCCAGCCCATTCTGATGGGAATCCTCAGCGGTTTCGCTGAGATGGCGATGGTCTTGCTCGGTGCTTACTTTTTCACGCTCTTCAGCTGGCTCCTGCCTTACGGCCTCGGAATGGCCGGCGGGGCAATGCTCTACGTTACGGTGAAGGAGATGATTCCGGAGATATACAAAAGCGAGAAGAGTGAGACCCTGGTTACACTGGGCTTTTTTGCGGGCTTCTACGTCATGCTTCTCCTCGACTCAATGCTAGGATAA
- a CDS encoding RNA-binding domain-containing protein translates to MEELFEEVELEAYVYPTEDIEKVKKAMLNLVPDLEFETFERDEYVILTGRTRSKKALSRLYELFRGQAILDTARSFLEEGYFGEEIIVKVNKQAAYAGVVNFNEEGPLGPITIIIRTKNPKKLMKWLAPRTKDGVPIE, encoded by the coding sequence ATGGAGGAGTTGTTTGAAGAGGTTGAGCTCGAGGCGTACGTTTATCCCACTGAGGACATCGAGAAGGTCAAAAAGGCAATGCTGAACCTCGTTCCGGACCTTGAGTTTGAAACGTTCGAGAGGGATGAATACGTTATTCTTACCGGACGGACGAGGAGCAAAAAGGCACTGAGCAGGCTTTACGAGCTGTTCCGAGGACAGGCGATACTCGATACCGCGAGGAGTTTTCTTGAGGAGGGCTACTTCGGGGAAGAGATAATCGTCAAGGTTAACAAGCAGGCCGCCTACGCCGGCGTCGTCAACTTCAACGAGGAGGGCCCTCTGGGGCCGATAACGATAATCATCAGAACGAAAAATCCAAAGAAGCTCATGAAGTGGCTCGCCCCGAGGACGAAGGACGGCGTGCCAATAGAGTAA